Proteins from a single region of Catenulispora acidiphila DSM 44928:
- a CDS encoding NADH-quinone oxidoreductase subunit D, whose protein sequence is MYDWDEVLRDAERTPGAGGDGQERLVVNMGPQHPSTHGVLRLILEIEGESVIEARCGIGYLHTGIEKNLEYRNWTQAVTFLTRADYLMPLFNETVYCRAVEALLGVEDDVPPRANVIRVLLMELNRISSHLVALATGGMELGAMTVMTNGFRDREPILDVLEAVTGNRMNHAYVRPGGLAQDLPDGVVEQIRALIVEFPKRILDYERLLSANPVFVRRTKGVGYLDLPGCMALGVTGPVLRAAGLAHDLRKSDPYLGYETYDFEVPTDTGCDAYGRYLVRLHEMTESLRIIEQALDRLEPGPVMLADPKIAWPARLSLGGDGLGNSEEWIRHIMAQSMEALIHHFKLVTEGFVVPAGQVYSFVESPRGELGAHVVSDGGTRPFRVHLRDPSFTHLQAVSAMAEGGMLADVVAVVASVDPVLGGADR, encoded by the coding sequence GTGTACGACTGGGACGAAGTCCTGCGCGATGCCGAACGCACCCCCGGAGCCGGGGGCGACGGCCAAGAGCGCCTCGTCGTCAACATGGGACCGCAGCACCCCTCGACCCACGGCGTGCTGCGCCTGATCCTGGAGATCGAGGGCGAGAGCGTCATCGAGGCCCGCTGCGGCATCGGCTACCTGCACACCGGCATCGAGAAGAACCTGGAGTACCGGAACTGGACCCAGGCGGTGACCTTCCTGACCCGCGCCGACTACCTGATGCCGCTGTTCAACGAGACCGTCTACTGCCGCGCGGTCGAGGCGCTGCTCGGCGTCGAGGACGACGTGCCGCCGCGCGCGAACGTCATCAGGGTCCTGCTGATGGAGCTGAACCGCATCTCCTCGCACCTGGTGGCCCTGGCCACCGGCGGCATGGAACTCGGCGCGATGACGGTGATGACCAACGGGTTCCGCGACCGCGAGCCGATCCTGGACGTCCTGGAGGCGGTCACGGGGAACCGGATGAACCACGCCTACGTCCGTCCCGGCGGGCTCGCGCAGGACCTCCCCGACGGCGTCGTCGAGCAGATCAGAGCCCTGATTGTCGAGTTCCCCAAACGGATCCTGGACTACGAACGCCTGCTGAGCGCCAACCCGGTGTTCGTCAGACGCACCAAGGGCGTCGGGTATCTGGACCTGCCGGGCTGTATGGCGCTCGGCGTCACCGGCCCGGTGCTGCGCGCCGCCGGACTCGCGCACGACCTGCGCAAGTCGGACCCGTATCTGGGCTATGAGACCTACGACTTCGAGGTACCGACCGACACCGGCTGCGACGCCTACGGCCGCTATCTGGTGCGCCTGCACGAGATGACCGAATCGCTGCGCATCATCGAGCAGGCCCTGGACCGCCTGGAACCCGGACCGGTCATGCTCGCCGACCCGAAGATCGCCTGGCCGGCGCGCCTGTCGCTCGGCGGCGACGGGCTGGGCAACTCCGAGGAGTGGATCCGCCACATCATGGCGCAGTCGATGGAGGCGCTGATCCACCACTTCAAGCTGGTCACCGAGGGTTTCGTGGTGCCGGCCGGGCAGGTGTACTCCTTCGTGGAGTCCCCGCGCGGCGAACTCGGCGCGCACGTCGTCAGCGACGGCGGCACACGGCCGTTCCGCGTGCACCTGCGCGACCCCTCGTTCACGCACCTGCAGGCGGTGTCGGCGATGGCCGAGGGCGGCATGCTCGCGGACGTCGTGGCGGTGGTGGCCTCGGTGGATCCGGTGCTGGGCGGCGCGGACCGCTGA
- a CDS encoding DUF5990 family protein — MLLRIEGRELPGLPGVVVAVQARDKPAELLDPVAGDAAEAVWDLTVEPFTTKRGERTLRGRHVQDGIGGRFVYLSWNRVGEDGGYTMFCRSKLMIAGIPQDVFDAGVAAGALRARLGLTGRKGGPVVARLLPPAVEWTVGAP, encoded by the coding sequence ATGCTGCTGCGCATCGAGGGACGCGAGCTGCCGGGCCTGCCGGGCGTCGTGGTCGCGGTCCAGGCCAGGGACAAGCCGGCGGAATTGCTGGACCCGGTGGCCGGCGACGCCGCCGAGGCGGTGTGGGATCTGACGGTCGAGCCGTTCACCACCAAGCGCGGCGAGCGCACGCTGCGCGGCCGCCACGTCCAGGACGGTATCGGCGGACGCTTCGTCTACCTGTCGTGGAACCGCGTCGGCGAGGACGGCGGCTACACCATGTTCTGCCGCTCGAAGCTGATGATCGCCGGCATCCCGCAGGACGTGTTCGACGCCGGCGTCGCCGCCGGCGCGCTGCGGGCCCGCCTCGGGCTGACCGGACGCAAGGGTGGTCCGGTCGTGGCCCGGCTGCTGCCGCCGGCGGTGGAGTGGACCGTCGGCGCCCCGTGA
- a CDS encoding bpX5 domain-containing protein produces MTICEVRQPADHHTVESWQRREPALRAAAVLGIGPVATALAEAAQALLAEGTPLRLVTDPEYLVVLGEEPTLPWVEGARYLGWDGKALTLTTHQVLPAPDLWREAALAAGTAQPGSLVIVLPDQVLIAAGEHADDAAIAAPTAATAAATATATATATAAATAIAVQQA; encoded by the coding sequence ATGACCATCTGCGAAGTCCGGCAGCCGGCCGACCACCACACGGTCGAGTCCTGGCAGCGCCGCGAACCGGCCCTGCGAGCGGCAGCCGTCCTCGGCATAGGCCCGGTCGCCACAGCCCTCGCCGAAGCAGCCCAAGCCCTCCTCGCCGAAGGCACCCCCCTCCGCCTGGTCACCGACCCCGAGTACCTGGTCGTCCTCGGCGAGGAACCAACCCTCCCCTGGGTCGAGGGCGCCCGCTACCTCGGCTGGGACGGCAAAGCCCTGACCCTCACCACCCACCAGGTCCTCCCCGCCCCAGACCTGTGGCGCGAGGCAGCCCTCGCCGCCGGCACGGCCCAGCCGGGCTCCTTGGTGATCGTGCTGCCCGACCAGGTCCTGATCGCGGCAGGTGAGCATGCGGACGACGCGGCGATCGCGGCGCCGACGGCTGCGACAGCGGCTGCTACTGCGACTGCGACTGCGACTGCGACAGCGGCTGCGACAGCGATAGCGGTGCAGCAGGCCTGA
- the thrS gene encoding threonine--tRNA ligase, translating to MSEIQHDHRRLGRELGLFDTDPLIGAGLPYWLPDGAVVRHAVEEYIRSVERRAGYQHVYSPVLGKRELYEISGHWSHYSEDMFPPMDLGAEQMVLRPSLCPTHALIYRSRAHSYRELPLRMAEIGGMFRSEMSGALGGLTRVRAITLNDAHIFCTLEQVAQEAQDALKLIRDAYEALGIEAARIRLSLPGPGGKYVDKPQMWQRATAMLREVLDASGLAYEEAEGEAAFYGPKIDIQIADPAGRESTLSTVQIDFHQPEQFALEYIGADGARHRPVMVHRSIVGSMERVVAHLIEQHGGAFPAWLAPVQVAVLPVGEDEAGAARAFHDLCLDLGLRSELMDPERGSLGARIREARLVPYQAVIGGREAAADAVAIRLRDGRKLEPMSVAEAGKRMVERVAARGKVLWAD from the coding sequence ATGAGCGAGATCCAGCACGACCACCGCAGGCTCGGCCGCGAGCTCGGCCTGTTCGACACCGACCCGCTGATCGGCGCCGGGCTGCCGTACTGGCTGCCCGACGGCGCGGTGGTACGGCATGCGGTGGAGGAGTACATCCGGTCCGTTGAGAGACGTGCCGGGTATCAGCACGTGTACTCGCCGGTGCTCGGCAAACGCGAGCTGTACGAGATCTCCGGGCACTGGTCGCACTACAGCGAGGACATGTTCCCGCCGATGGATCTGGGCGCCGAGCAGATGGTGCTGCGCCCGAGCCTGTGCCCGACCCACGCGCTGATCTACCGCTCCCGCGCGCACAGCTACCGCGAACTGCCGCTGCGCATGGCCGAGATCGGCGGCATGTTCCGCTCGGAGATGTCCGGCGCGCTCGGCGGTCTGACCCGCGTCCGCGCCATCACCCTGAACGACGCGCACATCTTCTGCACCCTGGAGCAGGTCGCGCAGGAGGCGCAGGACGCGCTGAAGCTGATCCGCGACGCCTACGAGGCGCTCGGCATCGAGGCGGCCCGCATCCGGCTGTCGCTTCCCGGCCCGGGCGGCAAGTACGTCGACAAGCCGCAGATGTGGCAGCGCGCCACCGCGATGCTGCGCGAGGTCCTGGACGCCTCGGGCCTGGCGTACGAGGAGGCCGAAGGCGAGGCGGCGTTCTACGGCCCGAAGATCGACATCCAGATCGCCGACCCGGCCGGCCGCGAGTCGACCCTGTCCACCGTCCAGATCGACTTCCACCAACCCGAGCAGTTCGCCCTGGAGTACATCGGCGCCGACGGCGCCCGCCACCGCCCGGTGATGGTCCACCGCAGCATCGTCGGCAGCATGGAGCGCGTCGTGGCCCACCTGATCGAGCAGCACGGCGGCGCGTTTCCCGCCTGGCTCGCACCGGTGCAGGTGGCGGTCCTGCCGGTCGGCGAGGACGAGGCAGGCGCGGCCCGAGCGTTCCACGACCTGTGCCTCGACCTCGGCCTGCGCTCGGAGCTGATGGACCCCGAGCGCGGCAGCCTCGGCGCGCGCATCCGCGAGGCACGCCTGGTGCCGTACCAGGCGGTCATCGGCGGACGCGAGGCGGCTGCGGACGCGGTCGCGATCCGGCTGCGCGACGGACGGAAACTGGAGCCCATGTCGGTGGCGGAGGCCGGGAAGCGGATGGTGGAGCGCGTCGCGGCTCGGGGGAAGGTGCTGTGGGCGGATTAG
- a CDS encoding ABC transporter permease, giving the protein MSAETASEPKKSDKKASTKTSKFATEPGAQADSDSGLRTLIKLASHRDRIMLPVWIYALLATVGGTAYSLKKLYPAQSDRDKLGASIGTNPSLRALYGPLYDTHSLGALTAWRTLGFGGLLIGIMVVLLITRHTRAEEESGRLELLGSGAVGRNAPLSAALSIAVGVCFGIGLLTAVVMVALGQGAGGALAFGACLFAVGVAFAGTQAVAVQLTETGRAANGIGALVLGVAYLLRTVGDAAGNSGGAGWVAWLSPFGWIERVHPWAGNRWWVLGVTLAAGVVAAAVGYRVQNARDLGSGLLPQRPGPASAGPGLRGVFGLGRCLQQPTLLGWMAGIFVFGIVMGSIAKGIDQLLNDNQQVEKIIGRYGGVQGLTDSYLATAVSFLGMAAAFYAVQAVLRLRGEETSGRAEPVLSGSAGRLAWAGSHLVFPAVGSALVMAAGGLGVGVGAGAVLGDFWGWVGRMVRAGLITTPALWIIAAVAVALFGLMPKWTAGAYGVFGVLVFIAYLGPLVNAGQWFLDLTPFTHIPKVPGGVFHWTPLVWMTAVAAVLSAVGLVGFRRRDVSSA; this is encoded by the coding sequence GTGAGTGCCGAGACGGCGTCGGAGCCGAAGAAGAGCGACAAGAAGGCCTCCACCAAGACCTCCAAGTTCGCCACCGAACCCGGCGCGCAGGCCGACTCCGACAGCGGTCTTCGTACCCTGATCAAGCTCGCCTCGCACCGCGACCGCATCATGCTGCCGGTGTGGATCTACGCGCTGCTGGCGACCGTCGGCGGGACCGCGTACTCGTTGAAGAAGCTGTATCCGGCGCAGAGCGACCGCGACAAGCTCGGCGCCAGCATCGGCACGAACCCCTCGCTGCGCGCGCTGTACGGCCCGCTCTACGACACCCACAGCCTCGGCGCCCTGACCGCCTGGCGCACGCTGGGTTTCGGCGGCCTGCTGATCGGCATCATGGTGGTCCTGCTGATCACCCGGCACACTCGCGCCGAGGAGGAGTCCGGGCGGCTAGAGCTGCTCGGGTCCGGCGCGGTGGGACGTAACGCGCCGTTGAGCGCGGCGCTTTCCATCGCTGTCGGCGTCTGCTTCGGGATCGGGCTGCTAACCGCTGTGGTGATGGTGGCGTTGGGTCAGGGCGCGGGCGGCGCGCTGGCATTCGGGGCGTGCCTGTTCGCCGTCGGCGTGGCGTTCGCCGGGACGCAGGCGGTCGCGGTGCAGCTCACCGAGACCGGGCGCGCCGCCAACGGGATCGGGGCGCTCGTCCTCGGCGTGGCGTATCTGCTGCGTACGGTCGGCGACGCGGCGGGGAACAGCGGCGGCGCCGGGTGGGTGGCGTGGCTGTCGCCGTTCGGGTGGATCGAGCGGGTGCATCCGTGGGCCGGGAACCGGTGGTGGGTCCTCGGTGTGACGCTGGCCGCCGGGGTCGTGGCCGCTGCCGTCGGCTATCGGGTGCAGAACGCGCGGGATCTGGGCAGCGGGCTGTTGCCGCAGCGTCCGGGACCGGCGAGTGCCGGACCCGGGTTGCGCGGCGTGTTCGGGTTGGGGCGGTGTTTGCAGCAGCCGACGTTGCTGGGGTGGATGGCTGGGATCTTCGTGTTCGGGATCGTCATGGGATCCATCGCCAAGGGCATCGACCAGTTGCTGAACGACAATCAGCAGGTTGAGAAGATCATCGGTCGCTATGGCGGGGTGCAGGGACTGACCGACTCCTACTTGGCGACCGCCGTCAGCTTCCTGGGGATGGCCGCGGCGTTCTACGCGGTGCAGGCGGTGCTGCGGCTGCGCGGGGAGGAGACCTCGGGGCGTGCCGAGCCGGTGCTGTCCGGGTCGGCCGGGCGGCTGGCGTGGGCGGGCAGCCACCTGGTGTTCCCGGCGGTCGGCAGCGCGCTGGTGATGGCGGCGGGCGGGCTCGGGGTGGGGGTCGGCGCCGGGGCGGTGCTGGGGGATTTCTGGGGGTGGGTCGGACGGATGGTGCGAGCCGGGCTGATCACCACGCCGGCGTTGTGGATCATCGCGGCGGTCGCGGTGGCGCTGTTCGGGCTGATGCCGAAGTGGACGGCGGGGGCGTATGGGGTGTTCGGCGTGCTGGTGTTCATCGCTTATCTGGGCCCGTTGGTGAACGCTGGGCAGTGGTTCTTGGACCTGACGCCGTTCACGCACATTCCGAAGGTTCCCGGCGGGGTGTTCCACTGGACGCCGCTGGTGTGGATGACGGCGGTGGCCGCGGTTCTCTCGGCGGTCGGGCTGGTCGGGTTCCGGCGGCGGGACGTGTCATCTGCATGA
- a CDS encoding ABC transporter ATP-binding protein, with protein MTTAISASGLVKTFGRTRALDGLDLTVQEGEVLGFLGPNGAGKSTAIRVLLGLIRADAGQAALLGGDPWRDRVALHKRLAYVPGDVTLWRSLSGGEVIDLLGGLHGGVDARRRADLLERFELDPTKKGGQYSKGNRQKVALIAALASDVELLVFDEPTSGLDPLMEDVFRQCVADERERGRTILLSSHILSEVEALCDRVNIIRAGKTVETGSLAELRHLTRTTVQAELAGAPTGIADLPGVHDAKVGAATFAGQVDTDHLDGVLKALTAVGVKTLVSRPPTLEELFLRHYEPEGAQQ; from the coding sequence ATGACGACTGCGATCAGCGCGTCCGGCCTGGTGAAGACGTTCGGCCGGACCCGTGCGCTCGACGGCCTGGACCTGACCGTCCAGGAGGGGGAGGTCCTGGGCTTCCTGGGACCCAACGGGGCAGGCAAGTCGACGGCGATCCGGGTCCTGCTGGGCCTGATCCGCGCCGATGCCGGGCAGGCGGCGCTGCTCGGCGGCGATCCCTGGCGCGACCGTGTGGCCCTGCACAAGCGGCTGGCCTACGTGCCCGGCGACGTCACCCTGTGGCGGAGCCTGTCCGGCGGGGAGGTGATCGACCTGCTCGGCGGGCTGCACGGCGGGGTCGACGCGCGCCGCCGCGCCGATCTGCTGGAGCGGTTCGAGCTGGATCCGACCAAGAAGGGCGGCCAGTACTCCAAGGGCAACCGCCAGAAAGTCGCGCTGATCGCAGCCCTGGCCTCGGATGTGGAGCTGCTGGTCTTCGACGAGCCGACGTCCGGCCTGGACCCGCTGATGGAGGACGTGTTCCGGCAGTGCGTCGCCGACGAGCGCGAGCGCGGCCGCACCATCCTGCTCTCCAGCCACATCCTGTCCGAGGTCGAGGCGCTGTGCGACCGGGTGAACATCATCCGCGCCGGCAAGACCGTGGAGACCGGCTCGCTGGCCGAGCTGCGGCACCTGACGCGCACCACCGTCCAGGCCGAACTCGCCGGCGCGCCGACCGGGATCGCGGACCTGCCCGGCGTGCACGACGCCAAGGTCGGCGCCGCGACGTTCGCCGGCCAGGTCGACACCGACCACCTCGACGGCGTGCTCAAGGCGCTGACCGCGGTCGGCGTGAAGACGCTGGTCAGCCGGCCGCCGACGCTGGAGGAGCTGTTCCTGCGGCACTACGAGCCCGAAGGGGCGCAGCAGTGA
- a CDS encoding GbsR/MarR family transcriptional regulator yields MTEDAADRPAPDRLPAYVERFASVLTDSGIPRMPSRVFAALITRDDGRLTSQELSDLLDISPAAVSGAIRYLSQVNLVTRERQPGTRRDRYRVLDEVWQDALFERDTLMARWEASLTEGAAVVGADTPAGRRLTESAQMFQFLRGELTGMLERWQARRAELRAEAARDDAGRGEPEPAGSGLAEIKAGRSGAG; encoded by the coding sequence ATGACCGAGGACGCCGCGGACCGCCCGGCACCCGACCGGCTGCCGGCCTACGTCGAGCGCTTCGCCAGCGTGCTGACCGACAGCGGCATCCCGCGCATGCCCTCCCGGGTCTTCGCCGCGCTGATCACCCGCGACGACGGCCGCCTGACCTCCCAGGAACTGTCGGACCTGCTCGACATCTCCCCGGCCGCGGTCTCCGGCGCCATCCGCTACCTGTCCCAGGTCAACCTGGTCACCCGCGAACGCCAGCCCGGCACCCGCCGCGACCGCTACCGCGTCCTGGACGAGGTCTGGCAGGACGCGCTGTTCGAGCGCGACACGCTGATGGCGCGCTGGGAGGCGAGCCTGACCGAGGGCGCCGCCGTGGTCGGCGCCGACACCCCGGCCGGCCGCCGGCTGACCGAGTCGGCGCAGATGTTCCAGTTCCTGCGCGGGGAGCTGACCGGGATGCTGGAACGCTGGCAGGCGCGGCGCGCGGAGCTGCGTGCTGAGGCGGCGCGGGACGACGCGGGGCGGGGCGAGCCAGAGCCTGCCGGATCGGGGCTGGCCGAAATCAAGGCTGGCCGAAGCGGGGCGGGCTGA
- a CDS encoding LysE family translocator: MPIDLHLLTLFVLTTAVACLAPGPDMLFVLGVGMRGGPRAGLLATTGIATSEVIHVTVAAAGLTAFFAAVPVAFTAFRLGGGAYLVYLGVQAIRHRGAEDGALSAGDATPVSGRQAYLRGLLTNLLNPKMVTFSVAFLPQFVDPRLGWLPVQFAVLGAVLIVIEFLVDGTVGMLAGRIGGWLAHRRAARRRIDVATGGLFIGLGVRLAVER; this comes from the coding sequence ATGCCGATAGATCTGCATCTACTGACCCTGTTCGTCCTCACCACCGCCGTCGCCTGTCTGGCACCCGGTCCCGACATGCTGTTCGTGCTGGGTGTCGGCATGCGCGGCGGTCCTCGCGCGGGCCTGCTGGCCACCACCGGCATCGCCACGTCTGAGGTGATCCATGTGACCGTCGCCGCCGCCGGGCTGACGGCCTTCTTCGCGGCGGTCCCGGTGGCGTTCACGGCGTTCCGCCTTGGCGGCGGCGCTTATCTGGTCTACCTCGGGGTCCAGGCGATCCGGCACCGCGGCGCCGAGGACGGTGCACTGTCGGCCGGCGATGCCACGCCGGTCTCGGGGCGTCAGGCGTATCTGCGAGGCCTGCTGACCAACCTGCTGAACCCGAAGATGGTGACGTTCAGCGTCGCGTTCCTGCCGCAGTTCGTGGACCCGCGGCTGGGCTGGCTGCCGGTGCAATTCGCGGTGCTCGGCGCGGTGCTGATCGTGATCGAGTTCCTGGTGGACGGCACGGTCGGGATGCTCGCCGGACGTATCGGCGGCTGGCTGGCGCACCGGCGCGCGGCCCGGCGCCGGATCGACGTGGCCACCGGCGGGCTGTTCATCGGGCTGGGAGTGCGGCTGGCGGTCGAGCGGTAG
- a CDS encoding response regulator transcription factor, with translation MAGRRDDRVQPALDNALRLDGFAVRRLRADDLPGMAAFSPHAVLLDLGLLDEEALALCERIRRQTEAALVAITARADRGLWIEGRRIGVDDFVVKPYGLTELSTRIRAAVRTPTERPDHLGVGPVVVDAEERRVNVHGQPVVLTRKEFDLLHLLASTPGAVLCRELILRKVWHTTEKSANRTLEVHIATLRAKLGVPDLIRTVRGIGYVADSELPRSIRV, from the coding sequence GTGGCCGGCCGAAGAGACGACCGGGTGCAACCGGCGTTGGACAACGCGTTGCGCCTAGACGGGTTCGCGGTCCGGCGGCTGCGTGCCGACGACCTTCCGGGCATGGCGGCGTTCTCGCCGCACGCGGTCCTGCTGGACCTCGGGCTGCTGGACGAGGAGGCGCTGGCCCTGTGCGAGCGCATCCGCCGCCAGACCGAGGCCGCACTGGTGGCGATCACCGCGCGCGCCGACCGCGGCCTGTGGATCGAGGGCCGGCGGATCGGCGTGGACGACTTCGTGGTGAAGCCCTACGGCCTCACCGAGCTGTCGACCCGCATCCGCGCCGCGGTGCGCACGCCGACCGAGCGCCCCGACCACCTGGGCGTCGGCCCGGTGGTGGTGGACGCCGAGGAGCGCCGGGTCAACGTGCACGGCCAGCCGGTGGTGCTCACCCGCAAGGAGTTCGACTTGCTGCACCTGCTGGCGAGCACGCCGGGCGCGGTGCTGTGCCGGGAGCTGATACTGCGGAAGGTGTGGCACACCACCGAGAAGTCGGCGAACCGCACACTGGAGGTCCACATCGCGACGCTGCGCGCCAAGCTCGGCGTGCCGGACCTGATCCGGACGGTGCGCGGGATCGGGTACGTCGCGGACTCGGAGCTGCCGCGGAGCATCCGGGTCTGA
- a CDS encoding BlaI/MecI/CopY family transcriptional regulator produces MRQLGDLEAAVMDRIWRRNRPVLVRDILDDLNTDRSLAYTTVMTVMDKLHRKGWLRRQPQGRAYVYEAVASRESYTARLMRDAWATSDNQAVAFVHFLEQLSDEEAKALRAALEICPPASPHPAPEEERMQ; encoded by the coding sequence ATGCGACAACTGGGGGATCTGGAAGCGGCGGTCATGGACCGCATATGGCGGCGCAACCGCCCGGTGCTGGTGCGCGACATCCTCGACGACCTGAACACCGACCGTTCCCTCGCCTACACCACGGTCATGACGGTCATGGACAAGCTGCACCGCAAGGGGTGGCTGCGCCGTCAGCCGCAGGGGCGGGCGTACGTCTATGAGGCGGTCGCCTCGCGCGAGTCGTACACCGCGCGGCTGATGCGGGACGCCTGGGCGACCAGCGACAACCAGGCGGTGGCGTTCGTCCACTTCCTGGAGCAGCTGTCCGACGAGGAAGCCAAGGCGCTGCGCGCGGCGCTCGAGATCTGCCCACCGGCGTCGCCCCACCCGGCTCCGGAGGAAGAGCGGATGCAGTGA
- a CDS encoding M56 family metallopeptidase produces MTAVLLLVVYALAVAVLAPPLLARHWPSDRAPRLTVTLLQILTCSFLLATVGAGLALAFTLVEGLSELSPALDSCADQLPVTDHGSLGTALGHLGWISAVLLSARLLYCLTATFGTAHRRRREHSQMLRMLAKRDDDLGVLVLDHPSPACYCLPDDVVITTGALERLSAKQLEAVLLHERAHMSGRHHLIIALATAIRRTMPHIKLLAYAERETRRLVELIADDAAVARTGAPTVAAALAVIGTAHAEDAPPEYNPVPETALAIDSSPTLRRIRRLLRLDQTLTRRTHALVIAATTAATVLPVALLAVSGATLFRPCPPDLDSGWSPAVVMSVAADGS; encoded by the coding sequence GTGACGGCCGTGCTCCTCCTGGTCGTCTACGCTCTGGCTGTGGCGGTCCTCGCCCCACCGTTGCTGGCCCGGCACTGGCCGTCGGACCGTGCTCCGCGTCTGACGGTGACGCTGCTGCAGATCCTGACCTGCTCGTTCCTGCTGGCCACCGTCGGCGCCGGGCTCGCGCTGGCGTTCACGCTGGTCGAAGGACTCTCCGAACTGTCGCCGGCCCTGGACTCCTGCGCCGACCAGCTCCCGGTCACCGACCACGGCTCCCTCGGTACGGCCCTGGGCCACCTCGGCTGGATCTCCGCGGTCCTGCTCTCGGCCCGCCTGCTCTACTGCCTGACCGCCACCTTCGGCACCGCGCACCGCCGCCGCCGCGAGCACAGCCAGATGCTCCGCATGCTCGCCAAGCGCGACGACGACCTCGGCGTCCTGGTCCTGGACCACCCGTCCCCGGCCTGCTACTGCCTCCCCGACGACGTGGTGATCACCACCGGCGCCCTGGAACGCCTGAGCGCGAAGCAGCTGGAGGCGGTCCTGCTCCACGAGCGCGCCCACATGTCCGGCCGCCACCACCTGATCATCGCCCTGGCCACCGCCATCCGCCGCACCATGCCGCACATCAAGCTCCTGGCCTACGCCGAACGCGAAACCCGCCGCCTGGTCGAACTCATCGCCGACGACGCCGCCGTGGCCCGCACCGGCGCCCCCACCGTCGCCGCAGCCCTCGCCGTCATTGGCACAGCCCACGCCGAAGACGCACCCCCGGAGTACAACCCGGTCCCCGAAACCGCCCTCGCCATCGACTCCTCCCCCACCCTCCGCCGCATCCGCCGCCTCCTGCGCCTCGACCAAACCCTGACCCGCCGCACCCACGCCCTGGTCATCGCCGCGACAACCGCAGCCACGGTGTTACCGGTCGCGCTCCTGGCAGTCTCCGGCGCGACCCTCTTCCGCCCCTGCCCCCCGGATCTGGACAGCGGCTGGTCGCCGGCGGTGGTGATGTCGGTGGCCGCGGACGGGAGTTAG
- a CDS encoding sigma-70 family RNA polymerase sigma factor — protein MTDADQLAQFFQTQRPHLKAVAYRMLGSLAEADDAVQEAYLRLNRSDVAEVENLAGWLTTVTGRVCLDVLRARRNHGEEDLEGPAGVEAVEATERDAMADPELAAELSDSVGLALLVVMDTLSPAERLSFVLHDMFAVPFEEISPIVGKSPAAVRQLASRARRRVQGQGEASDADRGRQREVVSAFLKASRGGDFAGLLKLLDPDVVLRGDPTAVAFGATAEVRGAGGVAKQFSGRAQAAQLALIDGTPSLIWAVAGTPKVVFDFTIVNGRIAAIEMLANSSLLGELAVEIVARVGE, from the coding sequence ATGACCGACGCTGATCAGCTCGCCCAGTTCTTCCAGACCCAGCGCCCGCACCTGAAGGCGGTGGCGTACCGCATGCTCGGGTCGCTGGCCGAGGCGGACGACGCCGTGCAGGAGGCGTACCTGCGGCTGAACCGGTCGGACGTCGCCGAGGTGGAGAACCTGGCCGGCTGGCTCACGACGGTGACCGGCCGGGTCTGCCTGGACGTCCTGCGCGCCCGCCGCAACCACGGCGAGGAGGACCTCGAGGGCCCGGCCGGCGTCGAGGCCGTCGAGGCCACGGAGCGCGACGCGATGGCCGACCCGGAACTGGCCGCCGAGCTGTCGGACTCCGTCGGCCTGGCACTGCTGGTCGTGATGGACACCCTGAGCCCGGCCGAGCGCCTCTCGTTCGTCCTGCACGACATGTTCGCAGTCCCCTTCGAGGAGATCTCACCCATCGTCGGCAAATCCCCGGCAGCCGTCCGCCAACTCGCCAGCCGAGCCCGCCGCCGCGTCCAGGGCCAAGGCGAGGCGTCCGACGCGGACCGCGGACGCCAGCGCGAGGTCGTGAGCGCCTTCCTGAAGGCATCACGCGGCGGCGACTTCGCCGGCCTGCTGAAGCTCCTGGACCCCGACGTCGTCCTCCGCGGCGACCCGACAGCCGTCGCCTTCGGCGCCACCGCCGAAGTCCGCGGCGCGGGCGGCGTCGCCAAGCAGTTCTCCGGCCGCGCCCAGGCCGCCCAGCTCGCCCTCATCGACGGCACCCCCTCCCTGATCTGGGCCGTCGCCGGCACGCCCAAGGTGGTCTTCGACTTCACCATCGTCAACGGCCGCATCGCCGCCATCGAGATGCTCGCTAACAGCAGCCTCCTGGGCGAGCTGGCGGTGGAGATCGTCGCGAGGGTGGGGGAGTAG